The DNA sequence GCTGGATCCGCTCGGCGGGCAGGCCCACCTCGTCGCGCCAGATGCCGAACGCCTCGTCGTCGTCCAGATAGACGGTGGCCCACAGCCGCTCGGGGTCGAAGCCGAAGCCGCCCTCCTCGCGCGGCCCCGTGAGCAGCGTCCACGCGAAGGTGATCGCCTCGCGCTTGAAGTAGTCGCCGAACGAGAAGTTGCCGGCCATCTGGAAGAAGGTGTTGTGCCGGGTGGTGATGCCCACCTCCTCGATGTCGAGGGTGCGCACGCACTTCTGGATGGACGTGGCCCGGCCGTACGGGGCGGTCTGCTGGCCCAGGAAGTACGGGACGAACGGCACCATGCCCGCGTTGACGAACAGCAGGTTCGGATCATCGAGGATCAGCGACGCGCTGGCGACCTCGGTGTGACCGTTCTTCACATAGTGGTCGAGGAAGCGCTTGCGAATCTCGTGGGTCTGCACCTGGAATCCTTCGAATCTGCCGGTTGTCTCGTGCTGCTGCCGCCGTGCGCCCGCGTCGGCCGACAGGGCGGCCGCGGGCCGGATCCAGCTTACCGCCCGGTCTTCCGGCGCCACGCCGGTGCACGCGGCGGTCCGCGGCGGCCGCCGTCGCCGCCGGTCAGCGGCCCCGCACGATCCGGCGGAGCTTGGGCAGCCGGTCGCGGAGCTCCCGCTCGGCGCCGTGCGCGGTCGGTTCGTAGTAGTCGACGTCCACCAGTTCGTCCGGCGGGTACTGCTGCGCCACCACCGCCGACGGCGCGTCGTGCGGGTACCGGTAGCCGACGGCGTTGCCGAGGCCCTGGGCCCCCTTGTAGTGGCCGTCGCGCAGGTGCGGCGGCACCATGCCGGCCTTGCCGCGCGTGACGTCCGCCATCGCCTGGGAGATGGCGGCGTTGACGGCGCCGGACTTGGGGGCGGACGCCAGGTGGATGGTCGCCTGCGCCAGCGCCAGGCGCGCCTCGGGGAGCCCCACCAGTTGGACCACCTGCGCGGCCGCCGTCGCCGCCTGCAGGGCCGTCGGGTCCGCCATCCCCACGTCCTCGCTGGCGTGGATCATGAGGCGGCGGGCGATGAAGCGCGGGTCCTCCCCCGCGACGATCATCCGCGCCAGGTAGTGCAGCGCGGCGTCCACGTCGGAGCCGCGGATGGACTTGATGAACGCGCTGATGACGTCGTAGTGCTGATCCCCGTCGCGGTCGTAGCGCACGGCCGCGCGGTCCACCGCCGATTCGACGGTCGCCAGGTCCACGGGGACGGGCCCGTCGGCCGCGCCCGCGCGGGTCACGGCGACGTCGGCCGCCGCCTCCAGGGTGGTGAGCGCGCGGCGCGCGTCCCCGCCCGCCAGTGCGACGAGATGCTCGACGGCGTCTTCGTCGAGGGAGAGGGCGCCCGCATAACCGCGCTCGTCGTCGACCGCGCGCCGCACCAGGGCGGCCACATCCGCTGCGGTCAGCGGCTGCAACTGCAGCACCAGCGAACGGGACAGCAGCGGGGAGACCACGGAGAACGAGGGGTTCTCCGTGGTGGCGGCCACGAGCAGCACGATGCGGTTCTCCACTGCCGACAGCAGGGCGTCCTGTTGGGTTTTGGAGAACCGGTGGACCTCGTCGATGAACAGCACCGTCTGGGTGCCGTGCACCGCGCGCCGCCGCGCGGCGTCGATGATCGCGCGGACCTCCTTGACCCCGGCCGACAGCGCCGAGAGCGACTCGAACCGGCGCCCGGTGCTCGACGAGATCAGCGAGGCCAGCGTGGTCTTGCCGGTGCCGGGCGGCCCGTAGAGGATCACCGAGCTCGCGCCGGCGCCCTCGACCAGGCGGCGCAGCGGCGCCCCGGTGTCCAGCAGGTGCTGCTGCCCCAGCACCTCGTCGAGGGTGCGCGGCCGCATCCGCACGGCGAGCGGCGCGCTGTGATCCGGCTCCGGCGGGCGCGGTCCGGAGTCGTCGCCCGCCGCCGGCCGGCCCATGGATCGGTCGTCGTCGTCGAAAAGCGCGGGGGCCTCGCCGCCGTGGTCGTCGTCCCCGCGCCGCCCGCTGCGGCCGGTCACTCTTCGAGAGCCCCCAGCACCGCCCGGGCATGGTCGCCGACGGCGTTGTCGCCGAGCTTGTCGGCGAACGCCGCCAGGACCGACCAGCGCCGGCGCAGCGCGGTCCGCCGGCCCACCGCGAGCTCGTGCTGACGCAGCCACACCTCGGCGTCCTCGTCGACGTGCACGTCCGCGCCGGTGTCGTCCAAGAACAGCCACGTGCTCAGCCACAGCCACACGAGCATCGCCGCCAGCAGCCGCGAATACAGCACCGAATCGTCCCGCAGCTGCGGGAAGACGGAGACCACCTCCGCGCGCCAGGCCTCCACCATCTCCTCGACCTGGTCCTGGCTGAGCTCCAGCGCGCACAGGCACGTGGGGAACGATGCGAGGGCGTAGCTGATGTCGAGGGTGGCGTCGCGGAAGCCGCCCCACTCGTAGTCGAGGAACTTCACCCCGCCCTCGTTGACGAGGATGTTGTCGGGGCACAGGTCCGCGGTGCTGAACGCCCGGAACCGGCCGCCGTCGAACAGCTCGCGGCCGCGGGCGGCCGTGGCCCGCACGTCCTCGGGCACGGCGACGGCGAGGATGTCCTGCAGCATCGACGGGACCTCGTCCACGGCGCGGGCCGCCTGCGCGTTGAGCGGGTGCGCCTCGTCGACGCCCGGGGTGCGGTGCAGCAGCGTGGTGTAGTCGTCCTCGCGGCCGTAGGTGTTCGAGTGCATGCGTCCCAGAGACTGCGCCAGCGCCATCAGTGAATGCGTGACCTCCGCAGCGTCGCGCCGCGCGAGCAGCTCGCCCATCGCGGGGGCATCGCCGAGGTCCGAGAGCACCAGCAGACGCGCGTCGAGGTCGTAGGCGACGAGTTCCGGGCCCGGCCGGTGCGCGCCGGACAGCGAGTTGCAGAACTGGTAGGACACGGCCTCGCGCCGGAAGGACTCGTCTATCTGGCCGTCGGCCAGCTGTCGGTTTCCGCCGAGCACCTGTTTGAGCACGAGCGTGCGCGGCAGTGAGAACGGATTCTCCGCCACCCGCACGCGCAGCACGACGGTGTCCCCGCCGCCGCCGAGGTCCGTCGCGTCCACCAGCCGTACTGCGGCGCCGGTGCGCCGCTTGAGCAGCTCCTGGGCCGCCTCCACCACCTCGTCCACGGGGTCAGGCCATCCATCCCGAATGCGGTCTACGATTGTCGCGGTCATCACATCCCAAACTACCCGGCCGCAGCGGCCGGGCACCTATCAAATCTAGTCGGCGCGGGTCACGAATCGGTACCGAACGCGTTCCGTCGTCGTCGCGCCTGCGACGCTACCCCGGAATCGGGTCCTGCGCGCCCTTCCGCCGCCGCGGAGGGGCGCGCCCCTCCGCGGCACAGGGTCATGCTCCGGCGCCCGCCTCCGCGTCGGCCTCGCTGTCCGAATCAGTGGCCGTATCCGAGCCGCGGGCCGCGTCGTCGTCCGACTCCGGCTCGTGGTCGATGCCGGACTCGGCACGCTGCTCGGGCGTGATTGGCGCGGGGGCGTCCGTGAGCGGATCCACCCCGCCGCCGGACTTGGGGAACGCGATGACCTCGCGGATCGAGTCGACGCCGGCGAGCAGCGCCGTGATCCGGTCCCAGCCGAAGGCGATGCCGCCGTGCGGCGGGGCGCCGTAGGAGAAGGCGTCGAGCAGGAAGCCGAACTTCTCGCGGGCCTCCTCCTCGCCGATGCCCATCACCGCGAACACCCGCTCCTGGACGTCCTTGCGGTGGATGCGGATGGACCCGCCGCCGATCTCGTTGCCGTTGCACACGATGTCGTAGGCGTAGGCCAGCGCCGAGCCCGGATCGGTGTCGAAGGTGTCGAGGAACTCGGGCTTGGGCGAGGTGAACGCGTGGTGCACCGCGGTCCAGGAGCTGTGGCCCAGCGCCACATCGCCCTCGGCTGCCGCGTCGGAGGCGGGCTCGAACAGCGGGGCGTCGACCACCCACACGAACGCCCACGCGTCCGGATCGATGAGGTCGAGCTTGCGGGCGATCTCGCCGCGGGCGGCGCCCAGCAGTGCGCGCATCGGCTTGGTGGCGCCGGCGGCGAAGAAGATGCAGTCGCCCGGCTT is a window from the Tomitella gaofuii genome containing:
- a CDS encoding replication-associated recombination protein A; its protein translation is MGRPAAGDDSGPRPPEPDHSAPLAVRMRPRTLDEVLGQQHLLDTGAPLRRLVEGAGASSVILYGPPGTGKTTLASLISSSTGRRFESLSALSAGVKEVRAIIDAARRRAVHGTQTVLFIDEVHRFSKTQQDALLSAVENRIVLLVAATTENPSFSVVSPLLSRSLVLQLQPLTAADVAALVRRAVDDERGYAGALSLDEDAVEHLVALAGGDARRALTTLEAAADVAVTRAGAADGPVPVDLATVESAVDRAAVRYDRDGDQHYDVISAFIKSIRGSDVDAALHYLARMIVAGEDPRFIARRLMIHASEDVGMADPTALQAATAAAQVVQLVGLPEARLALAQATIHLASAPKSGAVNAAISQAMADVTRGKAGMVPPHLRDGHYKGAQGLGNAVGYRYPHDAPSAVVAQQYPPDELVDVDYYEPTAHGAERELRDRLPKLRRIVRGR
- a CDS encoding kinase encodes the protein MDEVVEAAQELLKRRTGAAVRLVDATDLGGGGDTVVLRVRVAENPFSLPRTLVLKQVLGGNRQLADGQIDESFRREAVSYQFCNSLSGAHRPGPELVAYDLDARLLVLSDLGDAPAMGELLARRDAAEVTHSLMALAQSLGRMHSNTYGREDDYTTLLHRTPGVDEAHPLNAQAARAVDEVPSMLQDILAVAVPEDVRATAARGRELFDGGRFRAFSTADLCPDNILVNEGGVKFLDYEWGGFRDATLDISYALASFPTCLCALELSQDQVEEMVEAWRAEVVSVFPQLRDDSVLYSRLLAAMLVWLWLSTWLFLDDTGADVHVDEDAEVWLRQHELAVGRRTALRRRWSVLAAFADKLGDNAVGDHARAVLGALEE